A region from the Nostoc punctiforme PCC 73102 genome encodes:
- a CDS encoding RNA polymerase sigma factor, RpoD/SigA family encodes MLSPTTDSVRSYLKEIGRYPLLTPDQEITNARLVQQMMAVEEQRSNLALQLNRQPTDLELATSLGQNEAELQSVIQQGQKAKQKMVTANLRLVVSVAKKYQNYSLDFLDLLQEGALGLQRGIEKFDPNKGYKLSTYVYWWITQSITRAVADKSRTIRLPIHINEKLNKIRRVQQQLSQSLGRPPVVAEIAESLNLSPNQIREYLQISKPLVSLEKRVGDEGESELADILPMDGISLDEQITLESLQQDLAKLLALLKPRQREVLTLRFGLSDNQQLTLSQVAKRLNLSRETIRKTEHLALSILRSHQNKIKDYLLN; translated from the coding sequence ATGCTCAGTCCAACTACCGACTCAGTTCGCTCCTACCTTAAAGAAATCGGTCGCTATCCTCTGCTGACTCCTGACCAAGAAATTACAAACGCTCGACTCGTGCAGCAGATGATGGCGGTTGAAGAACAGCGCTCAAACCTCGCACTTCAACTCAACCGCCAACCAACTGACTTGGAATTAGCTACGTCGCTTGGGCAAAACGAAGCTGAACTACAATCAGTCATCCAACAAGGCCAAAAGGCTAAACAGAAAATGGTGACAGCTAACCTGCGTCTAGTGGTTTCTGTTGCCAAAAAATACCAGAACTACAGTTTAGATTTTCTTGACTTGCTGCAAGAAGGGGCGCTGGGGCTGCAACGAGGGATTGAAAAGTTTGACCCTAACAAAGGCTACAAACTATCAACCTATGTTTATTGGTGGATCACGCAATCGATAACACGGGCTGTAGCAGATAAGTCTCGCACTATCCGTCTGCCAATCCATATAAACGAAAAATTAAACAAAATCAGGAGAGTACAGCAGCAACTATCTCAATCTTTGGGTCGCCCTCCAGTTGTGGCAGAAATTGCCGAATCGTTGAATCTATCGCCCAATCAAATACGGGAATATCTTCAGATTTCTAAGCCTCTAGTCTCCTTAGAAAAGCGAGTGGGAGATGAGGGTGAAAGTGAACTAGCCGATATTTTGCCGATGGATGGCATTTCTCTAGATGAGCAAATAACTCTTGAGTCTCTACAGCAGGACTTAGCCAAGTTGCTGGCATTGCTTAAGCCAAGGCAACGAGAAGTATTGACTTTACGTTTTGGATTGTCAGATAATCAGCAGTTGACTTTGAGTCAAGTTGCAAAACGCCTAAACCTAAGTCGAGAAACAATTCGTAAAACTGAACATCTTGCTCTCTCTATTTTGCGCTCTCATCAAAATAAAATTAAAGACTATCTTCTTAATTAA
- a CDS encoding ParB/RepB/Spo0J family partition protein → MARSKVDLTKMFSTAAQMSDAEVEINKLQVEVERLRALQAPELEAQIAALREQLTMQSGQQEIDITLICPNPEQPRKTFSAQSINSMARTLEKDGQLQPVILITQGSGFDLFDGERRWRAGMQLNWKTLKSVVMPRPQDLHRKALLTTLYREDLNPLDKAEALLKEISEQTEVNLAEAPRILATAVRRLEYQKRMKQVGELIGESDEKQNQVLNDLDLNDAEKQIFKVLLDLGLNPASVTANDFRMLSLFPDLQAAIRDSNLKAAHAMVLQRLSAKKLEVDEKKVVKIRVETTQKVVEQNLTLLETQELVNQIISNNAPKPASDPNDKQVKNIMRGLKELSVDKIERSNLKKFHQSLQQKLKEIEAVLQADDYS, encoded by the coding sequence GTCGAGCGCCTGAGAGCTTTACAAGCCCCAGAGTTAGAAGCGCAAATTGCCGCGTTACGTGAACAATTAACAATGCAGTCGGGGCAACAGGAAATAGATATAACCTTAATTTGCCCCAATCCTGAGCAACCAAGAAAAACATTTTCTGCCCAAAGTATTAACTCTATGGCACGTACTTTGGAAAAAGATGGACAGCTACAGCCTGTAATTTTAATAACACAAGGTTCAGGTTTTGATTTATTTGATGGTGAAAGACGATGGCGTGCAGGAATGCAACTGAACTGGAAGACATTAAAATCTGTTGTCATGCCTCGCCCTCAAGATTTGCATAGGAAAGCACTGCTTACAACACTATATCGTGAAGACCTCAACCCTCTTGATAAAGCAGAAGCTCTTTTAAAAGAAATTTCTGAGCAAACAGAAGTTAACTTGGCAGAAGCCCCGCGTATTTTAGCTACTGCTGTTCGTCGTCTAGAATATCAAAAACGCATGAAACAGGTGGGTGAATTAATTGGAGAAAGTGATGAGAAACAAAATCAAGTTTTAAATGACCTCGATCTAAATGATGCAGAAAAGCAGATTTTCAAGGTTTTGTTAGATTTAGGTTTAAATCCAGCATCAGTGACAGCTAATGATTTTCGGATGTTATCGCTTTTTCCAGATTTGCAAGCGGCGATTCGAGATTCCAATCTTAAGGCTGCTCATGCGATGGTATTACAAAGATTGTCAGCTAAAAAGCTAGAAGTAGATGAGAAAAAAGTAGTAAAAATCAGAGTAGAAACTACCCAAAAAGTCGTTGAGCAAAATTTAACACTTCTAGAAACTCAAGAACTTGTCAATCAAATTATTTCAAATAATGCACCCAAGCCTGCTAGCGATCCAAATGATAAACAAGTAAAAAATATAATGCGTGGCTTGAAAGAGCTTAGTGTAGATAAAATTGAGCGTTCTAATCTCAAAAAGTTTCATCAATCTTTACAGCAAAAACTTAAAGAAATAGAAGCTGTACTCCAAGCGGATGATTATAGCTAA
- a CDS encoding AIPR family protein: MPKTWNLKIDSYFQAAPNCIIATAHVDTFPTDLPLEPNIREPNRKSATYRQIFDSVTTQPDKFFSRHSGITLCVNKIKPNKNKTELELEVLEASEGGSDGIINGGHTVLAFEQAKNYKYDLSQARVKVTIHIGLVEDEAKDIALASNTTTPVDSRSKVNARGDYKFIKQYLAQLEKAEDRKFRIAYYQNQSGAPRNAQCNVTHLLKLLYCLDRNKYNPDSNKRTKHPAGMSIPSQISDTERERLTALLPLLTHALWIEQRLYEIIQDHISNPRRKGVNDLASIDIRKTTLLPDSKYSFGFGAPTDLVLPIIASYRVFLDQDYKWILPFNEFAEDFLQHLWTNYFRKYLVSEKTAGNTVGTKISRNQDIWESLYISAQSYLNSSLVKMVNSGNQRQKLTLTSG; encoded by the coding sequence ATGCCCAAGACTTGGAACTTAAAAATAGATAGCTATTTTCAAGCCGCACCTAATTGCATTATCGCCACTGCCCATGTAGACACATTCCCTACAGACCTACCGCTAGAACCAAACATCAGGGAACCAAACCGCAAAAGTGCGACATACAGGCAAATCTTCGACTCAGTGACGACACAACCAGATAAATTCTTCTCGCGTCACAGTGGAATAACCCTGTGTGTAAATAAAATTAAACCCAATAAAAATAAAACCGAACTTGAACTAGAAGTCTTAGAAGCTAGTGAGGGAGGAAGCGATGGGATTATTAACGGTGGTCATACAGTTTTAGCTTTTGAGCAGGCGAAGAATTACAAATACGACCTAAGCCAAGCTAGAGTCAAAGTCACTATCCACATTGGGTTAGTGGAAGATGAAGCCAAAGATATCGCCCTGGCATCAAATACAACAACGCCAGTAGATTCTCGCTCTAAAGTCAACGCCAGGGGGGATTACAAATTCATCAAGCAGTATTTAGCTCAGTTAGAAAAGGCAGAAGATAGAAAATTCCGCATTGCCTATTACCAGAATCAAAGTGGCGCTCCCAGAAATGCCCAGTGCAATGTAACCCATTTGCTGAAGCTCCTTTACTGCCTGGACAGAAATAAATACAACCCCGACAGCAATAAACGAACCAAGCACCCGGCAGGTATGAGTATCCCCTCTCAAATTAGCGACACTGAGAGGGAAAGATTAACTGCCCTGCTACCTCTACTAACTCATGCCTTGTGGATAGAGCAAAGACTCTATGAAATCATCCAAGATCATATTAGCAACCCCAGAAGAAAGGGTGTTAATGATTTAGCATCTATTGATATACGTAAAACGACGTTGTTGCCGGACAGCAAGTATTCATTCGGGTTTGGTGCGCCAACTGACCTGGTATTACCGATAATTGCATCCTATCGAGTGTTTTTGGATCAAGATTATAAATGGATTCTGCCCTTTAACGAATTCGCCGAAGATTTTCTGCAACACTTGTGGACGAACTATTTCCGTAAATATTTAGTGTCGGAGAAAACAGCAGGAAATACCGTAGGTACGAAAATTAGCCGTAACCAAGACATTTGGGAAAGCTTGTATATTTCGGCGCAAAGCTATTTGAATTCTTCCTTGGTGAAAATGGTTAACTCTGGCAATCAGCGTCAGAAATTAACGTTGACTTCAGGTTAA